Genomic window (Syntrophales bacterium):
AAGCCCGTATCCTGGACGGCATCCAGGACGGGCTCCAGAAACCCGCCGCTGTCCCCGGTCGCATCCAGGGCGAGTTCCATCAGCACCCTGACTCCCTCCCAGGTATCCCGATCTTCCTGATCCAGGCGAAATTTACCGATAAATCCGGCCGTCCGTCCTTCAAGTCTCAGGAATCCCTCCATGCGCAGCCGGTCGTAGGTATCCCGTCCCCGCACCACCGCCTCGGCGACCGTGTTCGGTTCAACCCCGATCAGCCTTCCCATCGTCCCGGAAAAGCCTTCCAGGCCGTTTCGGGCGGTGTAGCCCAGGGCCGCCAGGAACAGGTCCAGGAGTCCCCCGTTTCCCCGGAGATACAGGTTCAGGTCGAAGGCCATCTCGATCATCATGTGCGACTGGTAAACGGCATCGGACCGGGAAATTTCCCGGCCGATCCGCCGGTGGAGCTCCTCCAGGCGCGGGACGAGGAACCGTCCCTGCCGGTAGGAATAGCCGTCGGCTCCGGGATCGAATTCCCCGGGCGAATCCTGTCCGACCCGGCCGTAGTGGGCCATGTCGTCCACCAGGAGGTGGAACTGGGCATAGGCCCCCCTGGCGTCTTCCGGCGGAAGGGGATCCAGCCGCGGGATCCTGTGGGTCATGGCGGAGGTGATGTCCGGATGGATCGTCAGGAGGTCCGGGGCGACGTTGTAGATGTAGGCGTCCGGCTCCCGGGGATCCTTCCCGATACGGCGGCAGAGTTCCCGGAGAACCCAGGTGTGGGTGAGCATCAGCATGGGCGGGTTCCGGCCCGGAGGGCTACGATTTGCGGAGGGTCAGCTTCTTCAGGTCGACGAGCTGGATCTGGAACGTCCCGTAACTGGTCATCCCGTAGGCCCGGTGCTTCTTGTCCGCCGTCAGCTCCATCGTCTTTCCGTCGCCCAGCCGAACCGTGGCGATCAGGTTGTTCCCGCTCAACCGGAACAGGACGGAGGTGATGTTCTGGAACGGAATGGTGACGATTCCCCCGCCCCGCTTCCCCTCCAGAAACGTGATCCCCTCGATGGTGACTTCGCTGCACTCCGTCACGACGTCCATGTGGTCCACGAAGACGGCGGAATACTGCTTGTCCGGCTTCGGGATCTTGCCCGGCGCCCCCCCCTGGGATCCCAGACCCATCAGCAACGGAACGGCCACCAGAACCATGACGATCGACAGGATTCGCTTCCGCATCGGTCCCCCTGCCGGCGCATCCGCCGGACTTGGCGTGATGGGGCCACCATAAGACGGGCCTCCCCCTTTGTCAATCCCGTTATTCCTGCATCCGCCGGCATCACCGCCCGGGGAAGCGGATGTTTGACTTCCGCTCCCGCTTCCGGTATACGACGTCAATTCTTCAGAATATTTCACGAATCCAACGGATCCGCGGATCCGTACCGAAAGGACCGCCTGTTTCGGCATATCCCATGGCAACCTCCCCTTCCCTTCCGCAGCCCGGTGCCGTCCGTGCCGTCGCCCTCTTTTCGGGCGGCCTGGACAGCGTCCTGGCCGTTCAGGTCGTTCGTCTCCAGGGCATCGACGTACTGGGCGTCAGCTTCGAAACTCCGTTCTTCAGCGCCAGGAAGGCCCGGGAGGCGGCCCGGCAGATCGATCTTTCCCTCCGCGTCGTGGACTTCGCCGACGAACACCTCGAGATGGTCAAGGCCCCCCGGTACGGATATGGCAGGAACATGAACCCCTGCATCGACTGCCACGCCCTGATGCTGCGCAAGGCCGGCGGGATCATGGAGGAAACGGGCGCGGCATTCATCCTGACCGGTGAGGTCCTCGGACAGCGTCCCATGTCGCAGGGAAAGCAGTCGCTCTACGTGGTGGCGAAGAACTCGGGGTACCTCGACCGGGTGGTCCGCCCCCTGAGCGCCCTGCTCCTGCCGGAAACAGCGCCGGAACGGGAGGGTAAGGTCGACCGGGAGCGGCTTTTGGCGATCCAGGGTCGGGGAAGAAAGATCCAGATGCAGATGGCAGCCGACATGGGCATCACCCGCTACGAGACCCCCGCCGGCGGCTGCCTGCTCACGGACGTCTCGTTCTCCCGGCGCCTCCGGGACCTCTTCGCGCACAACCCCGGATGCACGCCCCGGGACGTGGAAATGCTCAAGCAGGGCCGACACTTCCGGATCGACGAGCGGACCCGGGCCGTGGTGGGGAGAAACCACCGGGACAATCTGGCCATCGAGCGGGCCGCCGGAGACCGGTACACCCTGATCCGCATGGCCGGGTATCCGGGCCCCCTGACGGCCCTGTCCCCCGGCTGGAGCGAGGAGGGGCTTCGCCTGGCTGCCTCCCTGTGCGTGCTGTACAGCGATGCCCCGAAGGACCGTCCGGTGGAGGTGAACATCCGGGCGGGAACAGCCACCCGGTCGCTGGAGGTGGCGGCCGCAACCCCCGACGAGGCCGCAGGCCGGCTTGTCTGATCCACGGAACCATGTGCGGACGATTCGTCCTCCTGACAGACCTGGCCACCCTTGCCGGGGATTTCGGCTTCGAGGCCCCGCAGGGTCTTTCCCTGCCCGCGGGGGAGCACTTCCCCGGGCAGGAGATCGTGGCGATCCTGCGCGATCCGGTTCTACGGCCGGCCCTGTTCCACTGGGGCTTGGTGCCCTCCTGGGCCAGGGATCCCTCCATCGGCCGGAGGCTCTTCAACGCCCGCTCGGAGACAGCCGCCGTCAAGCCGAGCTTCCGTGACGCCTTCCGCCACCGTCGCTGCCTGATCCCTGCCGACGGATTTTTCGAGTGGGACCGAACGGGAAAACCGGCGCGCCCGGTCCTCTACGGCCTGCGCTCGGATCGGCCCATGGCCCTCGCCGGGCTCTACGAGTACCGGAAAACCGCCCCGGGAGATCCCTCCGCCGCCACCTGCACGATTCTCACCACCGAGGCCAACGACCTGATCCGGCCCGTTCACGACCGGATGCCCGTGATCCTGGACCGGGAGGGCGCCGCCCTCTGGCTGGCCCCCGCACAAACCTCCCCTTCCACCCTGCAGGCCCTGCTCGCGCCCTTCCCGTCCTCGGGGATGCGGATCCTCCCCTGACTCCCGGCCCGGCCTAGCCCCGATTCAGGCGTCTTTCCCTCCAGATCGCCTCCAGGTTGGGGGCGGCGATCCCCGCCACGATCAGCGCCATGCCCGCCCACTGCAGGGTGTCGACGGTCTCGCCCAGGACCGCCGCGGCCAGGGCGACCGTGGCCGCCGGCTCCAGGGTCGAGAAGACGGACGTGTAGGTGCTGCCGATCTCCTCGATGGCCCGGTACTGGAACACGATGGCCACCGCCGTGGGGAACAGCCCGAGCGAAACGGCGATCAGGAGCTGCGTTCCGTTCATCCTCAGGATTTCAAGCGGATTGTGGAGAAAGAGGAAGGCCAGCCCGGTGAACACGATCACGTAGAAGGCCACGGTGAGGGGCCTTTCCCCTTTCATGAAGACCTGCACCAGGATCAGGTAGACGGAGAAGGTCAGGGTCGTGCCGAAGGCGAACAGAAGCCCCAGGAGATTCATCTCCCGGAGGAAGGCGTCGTAGAAGACCAGGCACGAGCCGGCCGAGAGAATCAGGAGCGACAGAACGAGCGTCCGCCCCACCTTCAGGCGGAGAAAGGCCGCCGAGAGGACCGTCACCGTGACCGGATAGATGTAGAGGATGAGCGACGTCGTGGACGCCGGGATGTAGTTGAGGGCCTTGAAGAAAAACGTGCTCTGGAGGACGTGGAGGGCAAGGCCGAGGAAGGCCGCCTTCCCCAGGACGGCGGGGCGGATTTTCAGGAGCGACGGGTCCACGAGGAGGAGGAAAAGAAAGAGGAGGGCCGCGCCGAAGAGAAAGCGGCACTGGAGGAGCGCCATGTCGGAGAGCCCCGCCCGGTAGCCCAGCTTCGCCAGGATGGCCAGCGAAGCGAAGCAGACGGCGGACAGGAGAGAGAAGGCAAGTCCCCGGTACATCTTCAGCAGGCCTCAGGCGTTCTCCTGCGGTCCCAGGAGACGGAACACCCGGTTGCTCCCGATGGCGTCCGTCGGCTCGGCCGGTGTCACCTCCTCGACCTGGTAGTTGGACTGGGCCGAGCGGCGGGTCCTGCCGCTCAGGAGGATGGAGTCGGGGTGGATGTGGCAGAGATCCTGGATCCGGAAAAGGACGTTTACCGCGTCGCCGATGACGGTGTAGTCCATTTTCTTCTCGAAGCCGATGTTGCCGACGACGACCTCTCCCGTATGAATGGCGATGCCCACGACCAGGGTGGCCGAAAAGCGGCGCTGGAACTCCGTGTTCAGGCCTTCGAGCCGCGACATCATCTCCAGGGCCGACCGGATCGCGTTTTCCGCGTCAGCGGCGCTCGAGACGGGCGCCCCGAAGACAGCCAGGAAACCGTCCCCCAGGTACTTGTCCACGATCCCGCCCTGGCGGAACACGATCTCCCCCATGACGGCGAAGAACTCGTTCAGCAGGGCAACCGTCCTCTGAGGTCCCATGTCCCGGGAGAGGAGCGAGAAATTGCGGATGTCGATGTTGAGCAGCGTCACGGTCTTGAATTCCTCGACGTGGGACCGCCCCGACTCGGCGCCCAGGATGATCTCGTCCACCACCGCCTTGGGCACGAACTTCTGGAAGACGCTGCGGATGCTCCGCTCCTTGTCCGCCATGCTTCGGGTCTCACGGTACAGGTGGGCATTCTCGATGGCGATGCTCACCGAGGAGGCGATGGACTGGAGGAGGTGCTTGTCGCTCTCGTCGAAGGCCGCCCCGATCTTGTTGATCACCTCGATAACACCGATGACGCGGCTCTGGGAGATCATGGGCACGCAGAGGATCGAGCGGGTCCTGAAGTTCGTCCGCCCGTCGATCTCGTCATAGAAATGCGGGTTGTTCTGGACGTCCTCGACGAGGATCGCTTCCCCCCGGGACGCGCAGTACCCGGCGATCCCCTGCCCCAGCTTGATGCGGATATCCGGAACGGTCTGGAGATCGGTGTTGAAGGCCGCCTGGAACCGGAGGTCGTCTCCCTCGACGAGAAACAGGGTTCCGGCCTCCACGTTGATGGCCACCCGAATCATGTCCATCGTATAATTCAGGACTTTTTCCATGTCGAAGGTCGCCGTGGAGAGGGCGCTGCCGATCTGGCGGATGGCCGCGAGCTCCTGGTTCCGCTTCAGGGTGGCCGAGATGAGCCGCTCCTTCTCCAGGGCCAGGGACAGGCCCTCGCCGATCGCTTCCAGGTATTCCTTGAACTGGGTGAAGGCATCCGGCGGAACGCCCTGCAGCACGAGGGCGCCGGTGGAGCCTCCCTCCGCTTCAAGGGGGATCAGGATCGAGGCCGCCTCCGGGTCGGCTCCGAACAGCAGCCTGTCCAGGGGATGCTCCGAAGCGTCCCCCCCGCGGACGGTCACCAGGTTTTTCATGCGGAGGGTCCGCTCAAGGATGGACCCCTCCACTCCGGAGAGCGGCCCGGCGACAATGCCCGTGGGTTCGAACGCGAGGACTTCGCTCACATGAAGGCCCCCGGAATTCGACCGGTCCTGGTATAGGAGGACGGCCACGCCGTAGGGCACGGCCCCGCGGATCTCCTGCAGGATCGACTGCACCAGCTCCGCCGGCTTGAGGCTCGAATTGATGGACTTGATCACGTTCTGCAGCGAAGCGAGATGAACGTCCTGGCTCTCACTCCGCTGGATGAGCCGGAGGTTGTCGTAGGTGAAGGCGGCGTTGCTGAGGAGGGGACTGAGAAGCTCCGCGTCCTCCAGGCGGAAGGCCAGGTCCGTGCGGCTCCGGGAAATCGTGACGACCCCGATCACGTCATGGATGGTCTTCAGGGGCATGCAGATGAACGACTTCGTCGCGTACTGGTTCCGGGACATCCGTCCGAATCGCGTGTCGTTTTCGATGTCCTCCACCACGAGGGGCGTCTTGTTGATGACGGCGTACTTGGCGATGCTCCCGGCGTAGGAGATGCGATCGCCCTTCTTGACCATGCCGCCGAGGCCGATGGAGGCAACCACCTGGAAGATGTCCCGCCGGGGACGCTCCAGAATGAGGACGGAGCCGATGTCGGCGTCCACGAGCTTGAGGGCCCGCTCGAGGGTGATGTGGAGCAGGTCGTCCGGGTTGAAGGTGATGTAGCAGAGGTCCGCCAGCTCCTTCAGCGTCGTGATGTCCTGGCTCTTCTTGTCGAGTTTCTGAAAGCTGTATCGGAGCTCCTGCTCCAGGGTCTGAAACGAGGAGATGATCCCCTTCATCTCGTCGGTGTGGGTGGACACCGGCGCCTTCCCTTTCAGGTTCTCCTCGAGGGCCCGGTTCGCGTGCCGGGACAGGGCGATGATATCGTCCGCCAGCTTGCGGAGCAGGAGGAAACCGAAAAAGAACAGGATCAGGAGTGCGATAAAATAGATGGGGATGAACTCATCCTGGAGGATGTCGTATTTGACGGCAAAATAGAGGAATCCGAAGACGGGGACGAGGAAGAACAGTCCGAAGACGATGTAAAGCTTGTAATACAGGCCCTTGTTCTCGATGGAAAACCAGTCGAACAGGGCCTGCAGGTGCATGCGGTTTCCTCTTTCCGGTTTCGGTTCAGGACGTTGTGGCGGTGAGCATTGTCACGCTTTATAAGCCGGGGGGGAAAATTGAGCAAGGGAAAAGAGGGGCATCGAACGGGGATGAAGCCGCCTCCCACGGCCCCGGCACCCGTGCCTCTACTTCAGTCCAGGACGGCCGGACGCGTTCCCTGGCCGATGGGCCTCTTGAAGGTGAAATAGAACGGATCCCCGATCAGGGCCTTGGTGACCTTGTCCATGCTTCCGCTCGGCAGGGCGAAAGGCAGGGCAATGATGGTCGCCGCCAGTCCCGCCACGCAGGCGACCAGGCCGACGGGCCGGAGGATCACGACGTCGATGAAGGGGGGGATCTCTTCCAGCTGCTGCTCCTGCTGTGCCGGCTGCGCCGGCTCCGGCCGCGTGTCTGCGATGCCCTGCGCACATGACAGGCCCGGAATTGCCAGAATGACGAAGAAAG
Coding sequences:
- a CDS encoding tRNA 4-thiouridine(8) synthase ThiI; this encodes MATSPSLPQPGAVRAVALFSGGLDSVLAVQVVRLQGIDVLGVSFETPFFSARKAREAARQIDLSLRVVDFADEHLEMVKAPRYGYGRNMNPCIDCHALMLRKAGGIMEETGAAFILTGEVLGQRPMSQGKQSLYVVAKNSGYLDRVVRPLSALLLPETAPEREGKVDRERLLAIQGRGRKIQMQMAADMGITRYETPAGGCLLTDVSFSRRLRDLFAHNPGCTPRDVEMLKQGRHFRIDERTRAVVGRNHRDNLAIERAAGDRYTLIRMAGYPGPLTALSPGWSEEGLRLAASLCVLYSDAPKDRPVEVNIRAGTATRSLEVAAATPDEAAGRLV
- a CDS encoding GAF domain-containing protein codes for the protein MHLQALFDWFSIENKGLYYKLYIVFGLFFLVPVFGFLYFAVKYDILQDEFIPIYFIALLILFFFGFLLLRKLADDIIALSRHANRALEENLKGKAPVSTHTDEMKGIISSFQTLEQELRYSFQKLDKKSQDITTLKELADLCYITFNPDDLLHITLERALKLVDADIGSVLILERPRRDIFQVVASIGLGGMVKKGDRISYAGSIAKYAVINKTPLVVEDIENDTRFGRMSRNQYATKSFICMPLKTIHDVIGVVTISRSRTDLAFRLEDAELLSPLLSNAAFTYDNLRLIQRSESQDVHLASLQNVIKSINSSLKPAELVQSILQEIRGAVPYGVAVLLYQDRSNSGGLHVSEVLAFEPTGIVAGPLSGVEGSILERTLRMKNLVTVRGGDASEHPLDRLLFGADPEAASILIPLEAEGGSTGALVLQGVPPDAFTQFKEYLEAIGEGLSLALEKERLISATLKRNQELAAIRQIGSALSTATFDMEKVLNYTMDMIRVAINVEAGTLFLVEGDDLRFQAAFNTDLQTVPDIRIKLGQGIAGYCASRGEAILVEDVQNNPHFYDEIDGRTNFRTRSILCVPMISQSRVIGVIEVINKIGAAFDESDKHLLQSIASSVSIAIENAHLYRETRSMADKERSIRSVFQKFVPKAVVDEIILGAESGRSHVEEFKTVTLLNIDIRNFSLLSRDMGPQRTVALLNEFFAVMGEIVFRQGGIVDKYLGDGFLAVFGAPVSSAADAENAIRSALEMMSRLEGLNTEFQRRFSATLVVGIAIHTGEVVVGNIGFEKKMDYTVIGDAVNVLFRIQDLCHIHPDSILLSGRTRRSAQSNYQVEEVTPAEPTDAIGSNRVFRLLGPQENA
- a CDS encoding SOS response-associated peptidase — protein: MCGRFVLLTDLATLAGDFGFEAPQGLSLPAGEHFPGQEIVAILRDPVLRPALFHWGLVPSWARDPSIGRRLFNARSETAAVKPSFRDAFRHRRCLIPADGFFEWDRTGKPARPVLYGLRSDRPMALAGLYEYRKTAPGDPSAATCTILTTEANDLIRPVHDRMPVILDREGAALWLAPAQTSPSTLQALLAPFPSSGMRILP
- a CDS encoding DMT family transporter, whose amino-acid sequence is MYRGLAFSLLSAVCFASLAILAKLGYRAGLSDMALLQCRFLFGAALLFLFLLLVDPSLLKIRPAVLGKAAFLGLALHVLQSTFFFKALNYIPASTTSLILYIYPVTVTVLSAAFLRLKVGRTLVLSLLILSAGSCLVFYDAFLREMNLLGLLFAFGTTLTFSVYLILVQVFMKGERPLTVAFYVIVFTGLAFLFLHNPLEILRMNGTQLLIAVSLGLFPTAVAIVFQYRAIEEIGSTYTSVFSTLEPAATVALAAAVLGETVDTLQWAGMALIVAGIAAPNLEAIWRERRLNRG